ATTTTACACTTGCTAAAAAATTAAATGCTTCTTCTAACTCTTTTGAAAATTCATCATCTATAATATTTAATTTGTTTAGCTCTTTAATCCTTTTTATAGTATTTGTTCTAAAAAGCTTATTCTCTAAGCTTAATGTTCTAATACTTTGAACAAGTATAAATATACCGCCTCTTTTTATATCAATTTCATTTTTATGTTTTTTATTTTCATTATTAAATACAAATCCATCAAAGAAACCCAATGGAACATCAAAACTAGTAATTATTTTTGCAAAATTCATATAAAAACTTTGAGAGTTTGAGCCAACTTTAAATAAGTACTCTTTTAATGATGTAAGAAGAGTTCTATCTCCACTTGCACAAATAGCATCATAAAATATTGCAAGATTCATAAAATCATCACCAGTTTTACCCATAACCCAACTATAAATAAGTTCTTTAAAATCACTAAATCTTCTGCACCAATAAGGATTTGATACCATTATATTCCCCTCACATCTTGGAAAACCAAATTCGACTAGTATTTCAGTAAATTTTCTCGCAAAATCATGAATTTGTTCATCATTTAAACTACAATCATCACTAATAATTAATGCATTATCTTGATCTGTTTTAAGTATTTGTTCCGCTCTTCCTTCACTTCCCATTACAATAAGAGCTGATTTACCTAATAGTTCTTTAGGAGCTAATAATTCAAATATTTTATCAATTAATTTTTTATTTAATTGATTTACAAGTTTTGTGATAAAAGCAATTTTAACACCTTTTGCATTTAATGATTTAATAATTTTTAAAAATGATTTTGATGTATTTTTTAATTCTTCTAAAGTTTGAGCCTTATCTATTTCATTTGAAACAGAAAAAGTGTGAGTTGCAAAAAATGATGAAAGAGATATTTGATCAATTATTCCTACTATTTCATTGTTATTATTCTTTACAACTAATCTTTTTAAACCATGCTTTGACATAATAAGTTGCGCATCAAATAAAAAATCATTTTCATTTATATAAATAAGACCTGTACTAGATATTTTTCCAACGCAATCATCAAAATCCATTCTATTTAAAATCACTTTTTGTCTAAAATCAGAATCAGTTACTATATAAATTTCATCTTTTTCATCTTTTAAAAGCAAAGTGGGAACTCTATGTTCTTTGATTGTTTTAGCAGCTTCATAAATTGTTGTTTTAAAAGGAACAATTATAGCTTTATGTACATTTGCATCTTTTACTTTAGCTATCATCATATTAGCTAACTCTTTATTTTTTTCATGAAGAGTATTATTATTTAATTTTTCTGAAATTGATTGAAAAAAATAACTTTCCATTTTATGATTTTCATGTAAGATTTTTAAAAATATTTTTCTTGGA
The window above is part of the Malaciobacter marinus genome. Proteins encoded here:
- a CDS encoding putative nucleotidyltransferase substrate binding domain-containing protein yields the protein MSIQEQINFLKTIYPFDQLNKTQMEEFSQNLDIMYFKKNQIIQEKDKNPENLYLIMKGIVQEKNSEEVLSIYSINEFFDPISLIENYSKNTFITAEETICYALPRKIFLKILHENHKMESYFFQSISEKLNNNTLHEKNKELANMMIAKVKDANVHKAIIVPFKTTIYEAAKTIKEHRVPTLLLKDEKDEIYIVTDSDFRQKVILNRMDFDDCVGKISSTGLIYINENDFLFDAQLIMSKHGLKRLVVKNNNNEIVGIIDQISLSSFFATHTFSVSNEIDKAQTLEELKNTSKSFLKIIKSLNAKGVKIAFITKLVNQLNKKLIDKIFELLAPKELLGKSALIVMGSEGRAEQILKTDQDNALIISDDCSLNDEQIHDFARKFTEILVEFGFPRCEGNIMVSNPYWCRRFSDFKELIYSWVMGKTGDDFMNLAIFYDAICASGDRTLLTSLKEYLFKVGSNSQSFYMNFAKIITSFDVPLGFFDGFVFNNENKKHKNEIDIKRGGIFILVQSIRTLSLENKLFRTNTIKRIKELNKLNIIDDEFSKELEEAFNFLASVKLKSNLQNLDAGKEINNYVNPEDLNTMEKDLLKDSFKIVNKLKKKLEYHYKLSYV